The genomic window GGCGATCAGCCGACCGTGATCCATTGTTCGCATGCGTTGTTGGCGCTCTTCATGGTCGAGCTTTGCCCTAAGGCTATCAGCATCTATGCCGCGTGAGTAGTGAAGCGCGGCCAACTCGTGCAACCGTGCGAGGTGGTACTCGCCGTCGCGGATATGGCGCTCAGCCAATGCGAGTTGCTCGCGAATGGTCTTCTGGACC from Hyphomicrobiales bacterium includes these protein-coding regions:
- a CDS encoding Exonuclease SbcC translates to MVQKTIREQLALAERHIRDGEYHLARLHELAALHYSRGIDADSLRAKLDHEERQQRMRTMDHGRLIAILVWFEKSALERKAR